The sequence TGCATTGGTGTGAAAGGCAGCTTGAGGTCTTGAGACCCAGTTGAACATTTGTATAGGTAAAACCGTAAAGGGAGACTTGAGCATTCCAATGAAGTCTTCCCAAGGTGCTGGTGGCAGGAAGGCTATAAAGGTTAGAGCTCCTATGGTTATGAGGGGTGCGGTCTCTCCTATAGCCCTTGACGCTGCAATAATGAGACCAGTGAGTATTCCGCCAATTGAGTAGGGTAGGATATGGTGGAAAAGGGTTTCCCATCTTGTTGCACCCAAAGCGTAGGCAGCTTCCCTTATGGAGCGAGGAATTCTCCTGATAGACTCTCTTGTGGAGACTACCACAACAGGTAGCATGAGAAGACCGAGAGTAAGACTTGCGGTAAGTATGCTCTCTCCGAACTCAAACCTATATACGAATACTCCTAAAGCCAATAGACCATATACTATGGAAGGGACAGCGGCGAGGTTTGAGATGTTTGCCTCTATTATTCTGGCTATCTTTCCCTTGCCTCCATACTCCTCAAGGTATATACCTGCAGGAACGCCTATTATGACTGCCCAAAAGATCGCTCCTGCCATGACGTAGACCGTCCCAACCCATGCGGAGAGTATTCCCGCTTGGTCTGGAAACCTTGAGGGGAAAGAGGTGTAAAAGTTAGGGTCTTTTATTCTTACCCATCCATCAATGAGAAGGTCTACCGCTATAGCAAAGAGGAATAGGAGAACAAAAAAAGTGGCAATAAGCCCGATTATTTCAA comes from Aquificaceae bacterium and encodes:
- the pstA gene encoding phosphate ABC transporter permease PstA, whose translation is MEQGVEVRGELETRLKEFDIEGYTKGVKKRDKLFEIIGLIATFFVLLFLFAIAVDLLIDGWVRIKDPNFYTSFPSRFPDQAGILSAWVGTVYVMAGAIFWAVIIGVPAGIYLEEYGGKGKIARIIEANISNLAAVPSIVYGLLALGVFVYRFEFGESILTASLTLGLLMLPVVVVSTRESIRRIPRSIREAAYALGATRWETLFHHILPYSIGGILTGLIIAASRAIGETAPLITIGALTFIAFLPPAPWEDFIGMLKSPFTVLPIQMFNWVSRPQAAFHTNAAAAGFVLLVIAFLMNSIAFYLRYKVRRKYQW